Genomic segment of Candidatus Neomarinimicrobiota bacterium:
GCAGGTCGTGGAAGAAGTCAAAACCTATTTTAAAGACCGGGTTTACAAGACCTACATCAACAGGAATGTTCGCTTAAGTGAATCACCGAGTTATGGTAAACCCATTATGCTGTATGATGCGAATTCTGTGGGCGCCGCAAACTATATGAATCTCGTGGAAGAGGTGCTTGAAAATGCCTGAAGTTCCTAAAAGACTGGGACGGGGGCTGGATGCAATTCTTGATTCATTGGGTGCTCCTGAGGAGTCATCTATCTCCTCGCTCACAGTTTCTCCCAACGATATTCGTCCAAATCCTTTTCAACCCAGAAAAGATTTTGATTCGGAAAAAGCAGTACAGGCTTTTGAGGATCTGAAAGCTTCAATTAAGTCAAAAGGTTTAATTCAACCCATCACGGTGCGTGAAGTCAATGGTGAGTATGAGCTCATCGCAGGTGAAAGGCGTCTGAGAGCTTGCCAGGACCTGGGGTTGGAGACAATCCCAATTCATATTCTTAACGTGGAAAAAGATGTGGATATGATGGAGTTAGCTCTGATTGAAAATTTACAAAGGGATAATCTGAATCCTCTTGAAGAAGCTGAAGCATACTCACTCCTATCGAAAAAGTACGACCTGTCTCATGAAGAAATTGCCGGAAATATTGGCAAAAGTCGAGCGGCCATAACAAATGCCATGCGCCTCTTGAAGTTGCCAGCAGAAATTAAGATTGCCCTGAAAAATCTCGTCATATCAGCAGGTCATGCCAGAGCGCTTCTGGGCCTGGATTCAGAAAAAGAAATGATTCATATCTTCCAGCAAGTTCGCAGGAACAACATGAGCGTTCGGGAAACTGAAAATTATGTCAAAAAGCTCAAAGAAAAGACGCCTGTTTCAGCGAAGAAGAAGAAAATGCCCCCAAAGAAGTCAGTTTTTATAACCAGGAGTGAAGAAGCCCTCATGACAGTTCTGGGAACCCGAGTACAGATTAAAGCCGGTCCCAAGAAGGGGATCATTGAAGTTGAGTATTTTGGTGATGAGGATCTGGAACGCTTACTGGAACTCTTTGAGTCCATGAAAAAATAATAAATCTGCATTCGGAACCATTTCCCCAACAGGAATTAGTAGAGACAGGAAATCATGAAACACGAAAAATATACTATTCTCATCCTACCAGATAACGAAACCAACGGCAGGTCCTATTCGATCACCGCCACGACAGTCAATGCTCTGAAATTGCTCATCCTGTTGCTGCTTGTAGCTATCATTCTATTTTCAACATATTACCTGCCGAAAGCAATGGAGTATCGGGAGATAAGGCGTGAGAACGATTATCTGCTTGGTGAAAGACAGGAAGTGGCTGGTTTGTTGAAAAATTCCAAGCGTATTGATGAGATCAATCACTTTATCGAAAGCACACTGGGGAGCCATTATAATCTGAGTACAAATGCAGGGGATAGCACAGCTTTTGAGGATAATTGGGAGCTGTCTCCTTTTGAAACTATGGGCTTGTTGGATGATTTGCCGACCTATTTACCCATTAAGGGATTTGTGAATGCTGGATTTCAAGTCAGGGAAGGGCTCTTTAGTCAGGACCATCTTGGAATAGATTTGTCCTCCATTGAGGATCGGGTTGTGAAAGCTGCAGGTCGAGGATATGTCATTTTTTCAGATTGGACCTATCGTTTTGGGAATACGATTATTATTGACCATGGTAACAGCTATCTCACTGTATATGGTCACAATGAGCAAAACCTTGTGACGCAGCGACAGGTTGTAGATCGTGCAGAACCCATCGCCATCATGGGCAACACAGGTATTTCTGATGGTGCTCATCTTCACTTTGAGATCTGGTATGAAGGTGTACCACTTGATCCAGCCACATTTATCACCGAACTGAACGAAACAAGTGCTCCATCTGTTAAGAAGGATTACAAAAATGGCAAATAGAATACATCGTATTGAAACAATTGTAGGGCGTGGGACTCATATTTCTGGTGATATGAATATCAATGGGAGTGCACACATAAACGGTACAGTCGATGGCAGTATAGAAGCCAGCGGGTTTGTTACTGTCTCTGAATCCGGTGTTGTCAAAGGGGGAATCAAAGGGGATTACGCAATCATTGGTGGTATCGTGGGTGGCAATATTGAGGTAAAGGGCAAGGTTGCCCTGGGGAAAGCCGGACGACTTAAAGGGGATGTTATTGCTACCAGACTCATCATTGAAGATGGGGCAGTATTCCATGGTCGCAGTTCTATGGTTCCAGAAACGTCTACTTCTGACGAATTTGAAGCCCTCGGCGAAGAGATTTAGCAGCACTTGAAATCTGACGGCTCAGGCAAGTATATGGCAGCTGCCTCGACCATGACCGGCAGTGTTTTAGGTCTTGGTGCTATCGGCTATTTTATCGATCAAAAATTTGGCTGGCCTCAGTATGGGGTCCTCACCGGCGCGCTATTAGGTGTGGTTATTGGTATGTATGAGCTTTACAAAAGTCTCTATATGAAAGAGAAGGACGAGTGAAAGCCTGGCAGGTATTGGGGGTTTCAGCCCTGATTTTAAATGGTTTAGCTATCCTGGCCCTAATCTTCACGGGGCGCCCGGATTTAGTGAAATCTGTGCTCGCTGGAGCCATTATTCCAATCCTGATAAGTGGCGGCCTATTGCTCTGGGCAGAATATTCAAAAACAAATGACGCTCAAAACCTTCAAAAAATAAATATTATAGGCTTTTTCTTTAAGGTTGTTCTGATGGGGATATGGTCGACTATCCTCTTGAAAGCGGGGGCTTTGGATAACGTGACATTTATTGTAATATTAGTCATAAACTTCCTTGCGTGGCATGGGGTCGAAGCTTATTATTGGCCGCTTTTTATGGCAGGAAGCACACAAAAAACAGGGGAGAATTCTTGATGGCTGCACCAGGCCACGGAACCAGTAACAACATTGGAGATAAAATCATTGAGCATGTCGCGAATAGTGACGTGATGATTCATTTTGAACTATTTGGTGTTGATCTTTCCATCACGAAGCACGTCATCATGCTCTGGATTGCCGCTGGTGTGCTTGTTTCTGCTGCCCTCTACGCAACCAGACGATATCGCAAAGAAGAGCGCCCTGTCCCCAGTGGTTTTTCAAATGCTTTTGAGTATGTCGTTGACTTTGTCAGGACAGGAATTCTCATTCCCACGGTTGGAAAGAATCATGTCTTGAAATGGGGACCGCTCGTGATGTCCTTTTTCTTTCTTATTCTCACCATGAACTTCCTCGGTCTCATGCCTTTCTTTAGTTATATAAATCATGGACACGGTGGGACGACGGCCACAGGCAATATCAATGTGACTGCAGCCTTAGCTTTGATTACATTTATTGCCATTATTATTGCAGGTATTTTGGAGCATGGCTTCTTTA
This window contains:
- a CDS encoding ParB/RepB/Spo0J family partition protein, which codes for MPEVPKRLGRGLDAILDSLGAPEESSISSLTVSPNDIRPNPFQPRKDFDSEKAVQAFEDLKASIKSKGLIQPITVREVNGEYELIAGERRLRACQDLGLETIPIHILNVEKDVDMMELALIENLQRDNLNPLEEAEAYSLLSKKYDLSHEEIAGNIGKSRAAITNAMRLLKLPAEIKIALKNLVISAGHARALLGLDSEKEMIHIFQQVRRNNMSVRETENYVKKLKEKTPVSAKKKKMPPKKSVFITRSEEALMTVLGTRVQIKAGPKKGIIEVEYFGDEDLERLLELFESMKK
- the atpB gene encoding F0F1 ATP synthase subunit A — translated: MAAPGHGTSNNIGDKIIEHVANSDVMIHFELFGVDLSITKHVIMLWIAAGVLVSAALYATRRYRKEERPVPSGFSNAFEYVVDFVRTGILIPTVGKNHVLKWGPLVMSFFFLILTMNFLGLMPFFSYINHGHGGTTATGNINVTAALALITFIAIIIAGILEHGFFKHWKNLVPSGLPKAVYIILIPIEILSMFVRPFALTMRLAANMTAGHIAMLAIFAPIFLLHNAYVGVASVALNVGITFLEIIVSIVQAYVFTLLSSVFIGQSIHPHH
- a CDS encoding AtpZ/AtpI family protein; translated protein: MKSDGSGKYMAAASTMTGSVLGLGAIGYFIDQKFGWPQYGVLTGALLGVVIGMYELYKSLYMKEKDE
- a CDS encoding polymer-forming cytoskeletal protein, producing MANRIHRIETIVGRGTHISGDMNINGSAHINGTVDGSIEASGFVTVSESGVVKGGIKGDYAIIGGIVGGNIEVKGKVALGKAGRLKGDVIATRLIIEDGAVFHGRSSMVPETSTSDEFEALGEEI
- a CDS encoding M23 family metallopeptidase, which translates into the protein MKHEKYTILILPDNETNGRSYSITATTVNALKLLILLLLVAIILFSTYYLPKAMEYREIRRENDYLLGERQEVAGLLKNSKRIDEINHFIESTLGSHYNLSTNAGDSTAFEDNWELSPFETMGLLDDLPTYLPIKGFVNAGFQVREGLFSQDHLGIDLSSIEDRVVKAAGRGYVIFSDWTYRFGNTIIIDHGNSYLTVYGHNEQNLVTQRQVVDRAEPIAIMGNTGISDGAHLHFEIWYEGVPLDPATFITELNETSAPSVKKDYKNGK